The Candida dubliniensis CD36 chromosome 2, complete sequence genome contains a region encoding:
- a CDS encoding peroxisomal Acyl-CoA thioesterase Tes1p, putative (Similar to S. cerevisiae TES1): protein MLELTAGPNPVPDFEEALRVIKLADNHYVGAHPLRLPVTGGRGVYGGHMIAQSLLVAIESTRDSISNQVFIPDSYHSYFINAGNSKTPMNYTVTKLYDDAVTSKRFIVVQQKGKNRLTCLVNLRKPGTKTLHKVGDTPDISVPVPSIQQKYPNPDKLHQVQHTDFVRNAFGKEFIDYRECPEEKDQYAAERWLTVFTGLRNHAEPGASLETVIEELPDASGKIHEVKKVILRPKDSQSVRDPIYNYVGLADLSDSAFLTTMARILHIPWAPSLEIDETYDESRDATYIMRTTLNAAHIFHYNAMSLDHHIYFHNNNYTPKDDSDFDICKDWLAFTYQMKRLSNNRTLVRGFLFNEKHKCVATVVQEGLTIVYNGVGNTADKSRL, encoded by the coding sequence ATGCTCGAGTTAACTGCTGGCCCAAACCCCGTTCCAGATTTTGAAGAGGCACTTCGAGTAATAAAACTAGCCGATAACCACTATGTTGGGGCCCATCCATTAAGATTACCAGTTACAGGAGGACGAGGTGTGTATGGTGGTCACATGATTGCACAGTCTCTACTTGTGGCGATAGAATCCACACGGGATTCAATAAGTAATCAAGTCTTTATACCAGACTCCTATCACCTGTATTTTATCAATGCAGGAAACTCCAAAACCCCAATGAACTATACTGTGACTAAATTGTACGACGACGCAGTTACAAGCAAACGTTTCATTGTTGTTCAACAGAAGGGCAAGAATCGTTTGACTTGTTTAGTCAATTTACGAAAGCCTGGCACAAAGACATTGCATAAAGTAGGTGACACTCCAGACATTAGTGTCCCGGTTCCttcaattcaacaaaaatacCCAAATCCCGATAAATTGCACCAGGTTCAACACACAGATTTTGTTAGAAATGCCTTTGGCAAAGAGTTTATTGATTATCGAGAATGTCCCGAAGAAAAAGACCAGTACGCTGCTGAACGATGGCTAACAGTATTCACCGGGTTGAGAAACCATGCCGAGCCAGGTGCTTCTCTAGAAACTGTGATCGAAGAATTACCGGATGCCAGTGGGAAGATTCATGAAGTCAAGAAAGTCATATTGCGACCAAAAGATTCTCAGTCAGTGCGGGATCCAATCTACAATTATGTGGGGTTAGCTGATTTATCTGATTCTGCATTTCTTACAACAATGGCAAGGATTTTGCACATTCCTTGGGCCCCGTCATtggaaattgatgaaactTACGACGAGAGTAGAGATGCCACATATATAATGAGGACTACTTTGAATGCTGCCCATATTTTCCATTACAACGCAATGTCGTTAGACCATCACATATATTtccataataataattatacaCCCAAAGATGATTCTGATTTTGATATCTGCAAAGATTGGTTAGCATTCACATATCAAATGAAAAGACTTTCAAATAATAGAACGTTGGTTCGTGGCTTCCTCTTTAATGAAAAACATAAATGCGTTGCGACAGTGGTTCAAGAAGGGTTAACCATTGTTTATAATGGTGTTGGTAATACAGCAGATAAATCACGTTTATAG
- the ScLAS1 gene encoding bud formation and morphogenesis protein, putative (In S. cerevisiae, essential nuclear protein; mutants require the SSD1-v allele for viability), whose translation MKQHPLVTAYKSIDDLQSLKTWFYDYNDTTDNRKNAILKVKGLLTRGKLPHGVEATSLLTSIVLDDLHGNGIDSSVLQLSYTMALVRFVNGLLDPYQQSNYAIPMHLLAKQLNLPTYFVELRHMGTHETLPSLDILRSTCSKALAWLYDNYWCHVEEPAQAVQDFMEEPLTDAIEFRSNDLKTRIDDSQICNNLKMFKRIRKQDLDKVYEPNDITSNSAIAYHNCVRDIVKFGEEDSDLLVDILFLKNFLIYPSSKLKDKKSKFNPLIIKLYKPLFDALGLSIMFKCFSKTIELIEGTPSGFVDKKVYCKLGFAEKFENDELFQVMEWMLYIMQDLLGKENVPQQVHNKNDLTIFFLDNLKSIEQKIPQSLLSNFAKTLQGLCDVVNDEIKSEVNPETAQRLDSWNKSVNNLQNTKKIFELPPSLDDLLGLSPSPGPIPETATNNPMKRVLDDKEESITKKQHYSSDTKTYFLKAHKNWRPVPFGTCI comes from the coding sequence ATGAAACAACATCCACTTGTCACAGCATACAAAAGCATAGATGATTTGCAACTGTTAAAAACCTGGTTCTATGATTACAATGACACAACAGACAATAGGAAAAATGCAATATTAAAAGTGAAAGGATTGTTAACAAGAGGGAAACTACCACATGGAGTTGAAGCAACATCACTTCTAACATCCATAGTCTTGGATGATTTGCATGGAAATGGCATTGACTCTTCTGTATTACAATTGTCATACACTATGGCGTTGGTTAGATTTGTTAATGGGTTGTTAGATCCTTACCAACAGTCAAACTATGCTATTCCTATGCATCTATTGGCAAAGCAATTGAACTTACCTACATATTTTGTAGAATTGCGACATATGGGAACTCATGAAACCTTACCAAGCTTAGATATATTGAGGAGTACTTGTTCAAAAGCATTGGCTTGGCTTTATGACAATTATTGGTGTCATGTGGAGGAACCAGCTCAAGCTGTACAAGATTTTATGGAGGAACCACTAACTGATGCCATTGAATTTCGGAGCAATGATCTAAAGACAAGAATTGATGATTCCCAGATTTgcaataatttgaaaatgttcAAGCGAATACGAAAGCAAGATTTAGACAAGGTCTATGAGCCGAATGATATTACCAGCAATTCAGCAATAGCGTATCATAATTGTGTTAGGGATATAGTCAAGTTCGGCGAAGAAGATTCTGATTTACTAGTTGATATTTTATTCCTCAAGAATTTCCTTATATACCCTTCATCAAAACTCAAAGATAAGAAACTGAAATTCAACCCattgattataaaattgTATAAACCGTTGTTTGACGCATTGGGGTTGTCAATCATGTTCAAATGTTTCTCCAAAACTATAGAATTGATTGAGGGGACTCCTTCAGGTTTTGTGGACAAGAAAGTATATTGCAAACTTGGTTTTGcagaaaaatttgaaaatgatgaacTTTTCCAAGTAATGGAATGGATGTTATACATTATGCAAGACCTTTTGGGAAAAGAGAATGTTCCTCAGCAAGTTCACAACAAGAATGACTTGACGATCTTCTTTCTAGACAATCTCAAGCTGatagaacaaaaaatacCACAATCACTTTTATCCAATTTTGCAAAAACCTTGCAAGGTCTTTGCGATGTGGTGAACgatgaaattaaatctGAAGTTAATCCAGAAACTGCGCAAAGGTTGGACTCTTGGAACAAACTGgttaataatttacaaaatacaAAGAAGATTTTTGAGTTGCCTCCGTCTTTAGACGACTTATTAGGGCTATCGCCGTCGCCTGGTCCAATTCCGGAAACCGCTACCAATAACCCAATGAAGCGTGTCTTAGATGATAAAGAGGAAAGTATTACTAAAAAGCAACACTACTCGAGTGATACTAAGACTTATTTTTTGAAAGCTCATAAGAATTGGAGGCCTGTTCCTTTTGGTACATGTATTTAA
- a CDS encoding peripheral membrane protein, vesicular trafficking, putative (Similar to S. cerevisiae ATG2;~In S. cerevisiae, required for the formation of cytosolic sequestering vesicles involved in vacuolar import through both the Cvt pathway and autophagy; interacts with Atg9p and is necessary for its trafficking) yields MIPQWIPQNIQKRLLLYVLQQLSLFSEIDLPNLEEVSLNNIILKDVALDPEKVGKLPGCNLRYGQIGSLELTTISGISGVNIDVNDAEIVISPDFDIDESMTNQVAFSLAQSTANLANTIMLDTNDGSDINETSDQTSDDDDDDDIDEKITKPIPPKRRTSSVTGNKTTALGGVMQKAVEIALSRLSIRINSLKIKIVSDSTDLQMEVDSVSINSTNGTRTVSIKGVKLRTLKPNVNPGEGFHPTPDHAPQKKQEGNESDSPMNEDDGEGNSKDDDDDYGNESLMDSMVFSHEEASSIYMSATSRSFEKSTATGVPGEVDNKATDKEDYSKDPPIIFYMDDCTIEFDGLSTISNLEVEVGNINLAFTPLTPTLVSIFQGVAKSLKIKYYQQKKKTKSRQTQRNEKFPQYTNDSDEIPEESSESDDSLHESFFNRFRVNSFVISATSALSENGLFANKNGVNIIFSNINIKQKNELLLYGGVESFRIVRFEDDGSYDIFHFEKPQSVPSSAASHSVSNDMTGTSSSSSTGSATSKADIRFEVFKKSEDSDNLEVTVLMAKSANFKFDLQSLLILSNFAKAAGSMYGEYGLLKSVIDKLDTRDRKWNNGSNNSKTSSKSEFILQTATIFMNLKISDDCQFRLIVFPIKFNLLQDQLAISKILLNCTHGDTQTEGVITLTDISLITKNQEFRAYLQSATTSSSTHPLPRKTTINSKLNLIVQKLSSNLSMSRLKFIGERLKKFFNEFIERSPTQSNSLENSFLTEPMEVQRLESSLHMNSSLFSTRRPGRRLGLGFNNSPSVFLGSSRVTMASFQVCLKEATFNIADVFPNFGDLSVKMLDISIYKLKNSILGHVLSVLVQRRNGDLVENLVHQYQNLPSSRFEFPLLSIKCKLGDKTTKVEITARNLLLEYYTNWLLLMDKEESIIDAVEEEIIEKVTPSQSSSSQNKLDIRYSMFDCVVGLTPGRLSCKSYLIIGKGDTDISFGVNQFYVKCSFRNISMVLIDDVKNIVPFSEPSISSANHQTPYVYIQPLDYYSKLGYIHVGLINVAHVGITFNTDIQALKERNEKLGIKDSLTFVDLKINLDECQFNLCADTANTLIQLVNDLKLPLNFRDEDKMKVDFADGINVMQDIDRNIFKGLTETLTELNLNDTENGSTSESSSQEASSLIFEEGHFDKGNRSLYDNSHVDPLHININLSKVKIYLHDGYDWKDTRKAIRGAVKNFETKQTMANDNDNKKEKKRKVEFETQDIEVREEIFQETLFQSIHVIAPRNQNARDMATSINLDLQNDKDNESRDVSTTNPGKSYKNLKLRRSVKYKLFFDLKSIEVGVNVYSTRDPRRDKTDENMKYELLNFIELRVGTVNIYDNVSTSTWNKFLSYMNILGDREIGTSMVKVSILNVRPDPTMVSGEAIMNVSVLPLRLHIDQDTLDFLVRFFEFKDERFQLPPDEMVYIQKFEISSIKLKLDYKPKKVDYAGLRSGKAGEFANFFTLDGSTLTLPKVKLFGIPGAPKIGVGLGKAWLPVFQSTQVIGIISGVSPLRSVVNIGGGFKDLVAIPISEYKKDGRLWRSIQKGTVSFAKTTGYEILNLGVKLASGTQVLLEQGEEMLGGEGSSVRSPSSSGLDNRRNSNASDELPVEIEKHKPQNNLLVSSQILNKASTRMETQGYGTKKLYSNVELDDEDMDDNGINKELLSKSIFLLAPAEEKLAKSQRRTKDNRANLIEGEVEDEDEDEEYQLYAYENEEELQEKLVSLYSNQPETIEQGLKSAYKSLGTNLKLTKNQLLKLRRELAETDTIQDSMVTVLKNSPIILMRPLIGSTEAVSKLLMGVGNQIDGKKLVEKKDKYPT; encoded by the coding sequence ATGATTCCTCAATGGATACCCCAGAATATACAGAAAAGACTACTTCTATATGTGTTACAACAactatcattattttccGAAATAGATTTGCCAAATCTTGAAGAAGTGTCcttaaataatataattctAAAAGATGTTGCACTTGATCCTGAAAAAGTGGGTAAACTACCTGGATGCAATTTGAGATATGGTCAAATTGGATCCTTGGAACTAACAACGATATCAGGTATAAGTGGTGTCAACATAGACGTTAATGATGCAGAGATTGTGATATCACCTGactttgatattgatgaaagtATGACTAATCAAGTAGCATTCCTGTTGGCCCAGAGTACTGCCAATTTAGCTAACACTATAATGTTGGATACAAACGACGGATCTGATATTAACGAAACGTCTGATCAGACCctggatgatgatgatgatgatgatatagATGAGAAAATTACTAAGCCAATACCACCAAAAAGGCGAACAAGCTCTGTTACTGGTAACAAAACTACGGCATTAGGTGGAGTAATGCAAAAAGCAGTTGAAATTGCATTGCTGAGATTACTGATAAGAATCAATTcgttaaaaataaaaattgtgTCTGACCTGACCGATCTTCAAATGGAGGTTGATTCTGTTAGTATAAACAGTACAAATGGAACAAGGACTGTAAGTATAAAAGGAGTCAAATTGAGGACGTTGAAACCTAATGTGAATCCAGGTGAAGGATTCCACCCCACCCCTGACCATGCACCACAGAAGAAACAAGAAGGTAACGAAAGTGATTCACCAATGAATGAGGACGACGGTGAGGGTAATAGTaaggatgatgatgatgactaTGGTAACGAGTCTTTAATGGATAGTATGGTTTTTTCCCATGAGGAAGCAAGCTCGATATATATGAGTGCAACATCACGATCTTTCGAAAAATCGACAGCAACGGGAGTACCTGGTGAAGTGGACAATAAAGCAACAGACAAAGAAGATTATTCTAAGGATCCCccaataatattttatatgGATGATTGcacaattgaatttgatggtTTGTCCACAATTTCTAATCTTGAAGTAGAAGTTGGAAACATAAATCTAGCATTTACTCCCTTAACTCCAACTTTGGTGTCAATATTTCAAGGAGTTGCAAAAagtttaaaaataaagtattatcaacaaaagaaaaagacaAAGAGCAGACAAACTCAAAGGAATGAAAAGTTCCCACAGTATACGAATGACAGTGATGAAATTCCTGAAGAACTGTCTGAATCAGACGATTCCTTGCATGAATCCTTTTTTAATAGGTTTAGAGTCAATAGTTTTGTCATAAGTGCAACCTCTGCTTTATCTGAGAATGGTTTATTTGCAAACAAGAATGGCgtcaatataattttttcgaatatcaacatcaaacaaaagaatgaattattactatATGGTGGTGTCGAGTCTTTTAGAATTGTACGATTTGAGGATGATGGTTCCTAcgatatttttcattttgaaaaaccaCAAAGTGTTCCATCGTCAGCAGCATCACATTCTGTTTCAAATGATATGACAGGCACAtcgtcgtcatcatcaacagGTAGTGCCACTTCGAAAGCTGACATTCGTTTTGAAGTCTTTAAAAAATCTGAAGATTCTGATAATTTAGAAGTGACTGTTTTAATGGCTAAAAGTGCAAATTTCAAGTTTGATCTCCAAAGCCTATTGATTTTATCCAATTTTGCCAAAGCTGCTGGTTCTATGTATGGTGAATATGGACTTCTCAAATCTGTGATTGATAAGTTGGATACAAGAGATAGGAAATGGAACAATGGTTCCAATAATTCTAAAACCCTGTCAAAGAGTGAATTTATTCTACAGACAGCGACAATTTTtatgaatttaaaaatatcaGACGATTGCCAGTTCCGGCTTATTGTGTTTCCTATCAAGTTTAATCTTCTTCAAGACCAATTGGCAATATCAAAAATCCTACTTAATTGTACTCATGGAGATACTCAAACAGAGGGTGTAATAACTTTAACAGATATTAGCTTGATTACCAAGAACCAAGAATTTAGAGCTTATTTGCAATCAGCCACCACATCTTCCAGCACACACCCATTACCTAGAAAAACCACTATTAATTCCAAActtaatttgattgttcAAAAGCTTTCGCTGAATTTATCCATGTCTAGATTGAAATTCATTGGAGAaagattaaaaaaatttttcaatgagTTTATAGAGAGATCGCCAACACAGTCCAACTCTTTGGAAAATTCCTTTTTAACTGAACCAATGGAAGTGCAGCGATTAGAAAGTTCACTCCATATGAACTCTTCGTTGTTTTCTACACGAAGGCCTGGAAGACGACTCGGTTTGggattcaataattctCCTAGTGTCTTTTTGGGGTCAAGTCGGGTTACCATGGCAAGTTTCCAAGTCTGTTTAAAGGAGGCAACTTTTAATATTGCTGATGTATTTCCAAACTTTGGGGATTTGAGTGTAAAAATGTTGGATATTTCTAtttacaaattgaaaaatagtATTTTGGGGCATGTACTCTCCGTCCTTGTCCAGAGAAGGAATGGTGATTTGGTAGAGAATTTGGTACATCAGTATCAAAATTTGCCATCTAGTAGATTCGAGTTCCCATTGCTACTGATCAAATGTAAACTTGGAGACAAAACAACTAAAGTCGAAATCACTGCCAGAAATCTTTTACTTGAATACTATACAAATTGGTTATTATTGATGGATAAGGAGGAATCTATCATTGACGCAGTTGAggaagaaattattgaaaaagtgACTCCTTCACAACTGTCTTCATCCCAAAATAAATTAGATATCAGGTATTCAATGTTTGATTGTGTGGTTGGTTTGACTCCAGGAAGGTTGAGCTGTAAAagttatttgattattggtAAAGGTGACACTgatatttcttttggtgTTAATCAGTTTTATGTCAAATGTTCGTTTAGAAACATATCCATggttttaattgatgacGTGAAAAACATCGTACCATTTAGTGAGCCCAGTATATCATCTGCTAATCATCAAACACCCTATGTTTATATTCAGCCATTAGATTATTACTCAAAATTAGGGTACATTCATGTTGGTTTGATTAATGTTGCCCATGTTGGCATTACATTTAATACTGATATCCAAGCATTAAAGGAAAGAAATGAGAAACTTGGAATTAAAGATAGTTTGACATTTGTGGatctaaaaataaatttagaTGAATGCCAATTTAACTTGTGTGCTGATACTGCAAACactttgattcaattggttAACGATTTAAAATTACCGTTGAATTTCCGAGATGAAGATAAAATGAAAGTGGATTTTGCTGATGGTATTAATGTCATGCAGGATATTGATCGGAACATCTTTAAAGGGTTGACAGAAACATTAACGGAGTTAAATCTCAATGACACAGAGAATGGGTCTACCAGTGAAAGCAGTTCACAAGAGGCGTCgtcattaatatttgaaGAAGGACACTTTGACAAGGGGAATCGATCCCTATATGACAATTCACATGTTGATCCTCTTCATATAAACATCAACTTGTCAAAAgttaaaatatatttacaCGATGGATATGATTGGAAAGATACTCGAAAGGCAATCCGTGGAGCCGTTAagaattttgaaacaaaacaaacaatggCTAATGACAACGACaacaaaaaagagaaaaaacgtaaagttgaatttgaaactCAAGATATTGAAGTTCGAGAAGAAATTTTCCAAGAGACATTGTTTCAATCGATTCATGTTATTGCTCCTCGTAACCAGAATGCACGTGATATGGCTACCAGTATCAATTTAGATCTTCAGaatgataaagataatGAAAGTCGTGATGTGTCAACGACAAACCCTGGTAAGAGTTATAAGAATCTAAAATTAAGAAGGTCAGTAAAGTACAagcttttttttgatttaaaaagTATAGAAGTTGGGGTGAATGTTTATTCCACAAGAGATCCTAGACGTGATAAGACCGATGAGAATATGAAATAcgaattattgaattttattgaattaagAGTGGGTACAGTTAACATTTATGATAACGTATCTACGTCAACATGGAACAAGTTTTTAAGCTATATGAATATACTTGGTGATCGAGAAATTGGAACCAGCATGGTAaaagtttcaattttgaatgtTAGACCTGATCCTACAATGGTATCTGGTGAAGCAATAATGAATGTATCGGTTTTACCCTTGAGATTGCATATAGACCAAGACACCCttgattttttggttagattttttgaatttaaagatGAAAGATTTCAATTGCCACCTGATGAAATGGTTTATatacaaaaatttgaaataagTTCAATCAAGTTGAAATTAGATTACAAACCCAAAAAAGTTGATTATGCAGGGTTGAGATCTGGTAAGGCGGGGGAATTTGCCAACTTTTTCACTTTGGATGGGTCTACTCTAACTTTACCTAAAGTCAAATTATTTGGCATACCTGGAGCTCCCAAAATTGGTGTTGGTTTAGGTAAGGCGTGGTTACCTGTGTTTCAACTGACGCAAGTTATTGGTATTATATCAGGTGTGTCTCCATTGAGGTCAGTGGTCAacattggtggtggttttaAAGATTTGGTTGCTATTCCAATATCAGAATATAAGAAAGATGGTCGGTTGTGGAGAAGTATCCAAAAGGGTACTGTTTCATTTGCCAAGACTACAGGTTATGAAATCTTGAATTTAGGAGTTAAGTTGGCTTCTGGAACACAAGTATTATTAGAGCAAGGAGAAGAAATGCTAGGTGGAGAAGGTTCTAGTGTGAGAAGTCCAAGCTCAAGTGGGTTGGATAATCGACGTAATTCCAATGCTTCAGATGAATTACCTGTcgaaattgaaaaacacAAACCCCAAAATAATCTACTTGTTAGTTCacaaattttgaataaagCATCAACAAGGATGGAAACTCAGGGTTACGGCACTAAAAAACTATATTCCAATGTTGAGTTAGATGATGAGGATATGGATGATAATGGAATCAATAAAGAATTGCTTAGTAAATCGATATTTTTATTAGCTCCAGCAGAAGAGAAACTAGCCAAATCACAACGACGTACCAAAGACAATCGTGCGAATTTAATTGAAGGTGAAGTcgaagatgaagatgaagacgAAGAGTATCAACTTTATGCCtatgaaaatgaagaagaattacaagaaaaattggttaGTCTTTATTCGAATCAACCAGAAACAATTGAGCAAGGATTAAAATCGGCATACAAGTCATTGGGTACTAATTTAAAACTCACCAAAAACCAACTACTTAAATTGAGGAGAGAATTGGCTGAGACTGACACGATACAGGATTCTATGGTGACAGTGTTGAAGAATTCTCCAATTATTTTGATGCGCCCATTGATTGGATCTACTGAGGCGGTCTCTAAACTATTGATGGGGGTGGGGAATCAAATAGATGGTAAAAAACTTGTGGAGAAAAAAGACAAATATCCTACCTAA
- a CDS encoding concentrative nucleoside transporter 2, putative (Similar to Rattus norvegicus CNT2): MVSPSTDKTPSIVELTPETYQQDVSSDSIDLEAGAKKLQNESALQSHEYTTNIDETSSSNTASKLTYFQKLKIRFPYYRLAIDIFVGCFFTSWWLSIVIQPKHRHQWLIPTVIWGMIMVRLITWHIKILPWLLNKVKIVWDFVTDYIYKVLSKRYQRLITGAIITIAVVLLGTFVPSETEYSKREDRAISFFGCIVAIFLLFVTSKAPSKINWNAVIGGMLMQFIIALFVLRTKCGYDVFNFISTLARELLGFAKDGVAFLTNKDVSQLGMFFFTVLPSVAFFVAFIHIWYYFGVIQWAIRKFAYFFFWTLRVSGAEAITAAASPFIGIGESAILIKDLMPYLTKAELHQIMTSGFSTISGAVLVGYIGLGLNPQALVSSCVMSIPASLAVSKLRYPELENPISSGTVMIPKVDDSEEAREKSKDEPQNVLQAFSNGATLGLRIAGTMMIQCMCIIGLVALCNGILTWFGNYWNIDHLTLELMLSYIFYPVGFLLGTPRDEILHISKLIAYKFIQNEYVAYNLLTNEAPYNELSKRGTLIATYACCGFANLGSLGITLGVLNTLTNNSRAKDISSSIISALFCGAIATMLSAAIAGMVMHDLNTFHIN; the protein is encoded by the coding sequence ATGGTTTCTCCGTCCACTGATAAAACACCTTCCATTGTTGAGTTGACACCAGAAACATATCAACAGGATGTTTCTTCAGATTCGATTGATTTAGAAGCAGGTGCAAAAAAACTTCAAAATGAATCAGCCTTACAATCACACGAGTATACAAccaatattgatgaaactTCGTCAAGCAATACCGCATCCAAGTTAACttatttccaaaaattgaaaataagaTTCCCATATTATAGATTAgcaattgatattttcgTGGGTTGCTTTTTCACTTCTTGGTGGTTATCTATAGTCATTCAACCCAAACACAGACATCAATGGTTAATTCCAACTGTTATTTGGGGTATGATTATGGTAAGGTTGATTACCTGGCACATAAAAATTTTACCATGGTTGTTAAACAAGGTTAAAATAGTTTGGGATTTTGTCACtgattatatatataaagtCTTGTCAAAAAGATATCAAAGATTAATCACTGGTGCCATCATTACTATTGCTGTTGTTTTGTTAGGTACATTTGTTCCTTCTGAAACTGAATATTCCAAAAGAGAAGATAGAGCTATTTCCTTTTTCGGTTGTATTGTTGCTATATTCTTATTGTTTGTCACTTCCAAAGCTCCttccaaaatcaattggaatGCCGTCATTGGTGGTATGTTGAtgcaatttattattgcaTTATTTGTCTTGAGAACTAAATGTGGATACGATGTGTTTAACTTTATTTCCACTTTAGCAAGAGAATTATTGGGATTTGCCAAAGATGGGGTGGCATTTTTAACCAATAAAGACGTTTCTCAATTAGGTATGTTCTTTTTCACTGTATTACCTTCAGTGGCTTTTTTCGTAGCCTTTATTCACATTTGGTATTATTTTGGTGTTATTCAATGGGCCATTAGAAAATTTGCttactttttcttttggaCATTAAGAGTATCTGGTGCTGAAGCCATCACTGCTGCTGCCTCTCCATTTATCGGTATTGGTGAAAGTGCcattttaattaaagatttGATGCCCTATTTGACTAAAGCAGAATTACATCAAATCATGACTTCAGGATTCAGTACCATTAGTGGTGCAGTTCTTGTTGGTTACATTGGTCTTGGTCTTAATCCACAAGCTTTGGTTAGTAGTTGTGTTATGTCAATCCCTGCATCTCTTGCGGTATCAAAATTAAGATATCCTGAACTTGAAAACCCAATTTCCAGTGGTACGGTAATGATTCCAAAAGTTGATGATTCTGAAGAAGCAAGGGAAAAATCAAAGGATGAACCTCAGAATGTGTTACAAGCATTTTCAAATGGGGCCACGTTAGGATTAAGAATTGCCGGGACTATGATGATTCAGTGTATGTGTATTATTGGGCTTGTTGCCTTATGTAATGGTATTTTGACATGGTTCGGTAACTATTGGAACATCGATCATTTGACATTGGAATTGATGCTCTCCTACATTTTTTATCCAGTTGGATTCTTGTTGGGTACTCCGCGTGATGAAATCTTGCACATTAGTAAATTGATTGCTTataaattcattcaaaatGAATATGTTGCTTACAATTTGTTAACAAATGAAGCCCCCTATAATGAATTGTCCAAAAGAGGAACATTGATTGCTACTTATGCTTGTTGTGGGTTTGCCAATTTAGGTTCTTTGGGTATTACTTTGGGTGTCTTGAATACTTTGACAAACAATTCTAGAGCCAAAGATATTTCTTCTAGTATTATATCAGCTTTGTTCTGTGGGGCAATTGCCACCATGTTGTCTGCTGCCATTGCTGGTATGGTCATGCATGATTTAAACACTTTCCACATTAACTAG